In Mucilaginibacter celer, one DNA window encodes the following:
- a CDS encoding multiheme c-type cytochrome, translating into MATLQNIRGSFAKDSNSFSFGMGQKIVMEKRNDSLYQVGYVDGRQTEAEPFDIAIGNGKAQTYMYWKNKMLYELPVSYFVALHNWANSPGYLPDHMNFGRPILRRCLECHSSYVKELPPASGEFGFDKASLVYGIDCERCHGPAANHVNYHTDNPDDKKAKYIATYASLSRAQKMDACAVCHSGNKNIPQRSSFGFEMGDTLLKDRTQPRVVPGANMPDVHGNQYDLLIASKCYTMSKMDCGNCHNPHSNAKQSMAMYTQKCLSCHSQTNHNFCKMAPQLGAVINNYCIDCHMPNKASNVIRLEAAESKLKVPYMVRSHYIGIYPEETQKIVELIKGKKGV; encoded by the coding sequence TTGGCCACGCTGCAAAATATCAGGGGCAGCTTCGCTAAAGATTCCAACAGCTTTAGCTTTGGTATGGGGCAAAAAATTGTAATGGAAAAACGGAACGACAGCCTGTACCAGGTAGGTTACGTTGACGGCCGGCAAACCGAGGCCGAACCTTTTGATATTGCCATTGGCAACGGCAAGGCGCAAACCTATATGTACTGGAAAAATAAAATGCTGTATGAGTTACCGGTATCTTATTTTGTAGCGCTGCACAACTGGGCCAACAGCCCCGGCTACCTGCCCGATCACATGAACTTCGGTCGGCCAATTTTGCGCAGGTGCCTGGAATGTCATAGCTCGTACGTAAAAGAACTCCCCCCTGCAAGCGGTGAGTTCGGTTTTGATAAAGCTTCGCTGGTTTATGGCATCGACTGCGAACGCTGCCACGGCCCGGCCGCCAACCACGTTAATTACCATACCGATAATCCGGATGATAAAAAGGCTAAATACATTGCTACTTATGCTTCACTGTCGCGTGCACAAAAAATGGATGCTTGCGCGGTTTGCCACTCGGGTAACAAAAATATCCCGCAACGCTCATCATTCGGGTTTGAAATGGGCGATACCTTATTAAAAGACCGCACCCAGCCACGCGTTGTACCCGGCGCCAACATGCCCGATGTGCACGGCAACCAGTACGATTTATTAATTGCCAGCAAATGCTACACCATGAGCAAAATGGACTGCGGCAATTGCCACAACCCACATAGTAATGCTAAACAAAGCATGGCTATGTACACTCAAAAATGCTTAAGCTGCCACAGCCAAACCAATCATAACTTTTGCAAAATGGCACCACAACTGGGTGCCGTTATCAACAATTATTGTATTGACTGCCACATGCCCAATAAGGCATCAAACGTAATAAGGCTGGAAGCCGCCGAAAGCAAGCTGAA